A genomic stretch from Helianthus annuus cultivar XRQ/B chromosome 1, HanXRQr2.0-SUNRISE, whole genome shotgun sequence includes:
- the LOC110942398 gene encoding auxin response factor 8 translates to MLCMQSVSVSSCPKLVFDPLGVQMTLQPLSSEEQKEAFLPVDLGAPSKQPTNYFCKMLTASDTSTHGGFSVARRAAKKVFPLLVS, encoded by the exons ATGCTATGTATGCAGTCGGTTTCGGTCAGCAGTTGCCCGAAG TTGGTATTTGATCCACTGGGTGTTCAGATGACATTACAACCACTGAGTTCT GAAGAGCAAAAAGAAGCATTTCTTCCAGTGGATTTGGGTGCTCCGAGCAAACAACCCacgaactatttttgtaaaatgttGACTGCAAGTGACACTAGCACTCACGGTGGATTTTCGGTTGCTCGCCGCGCAGCTAAGAAAGTGTTTCCTCTACTTGTAAGCTAG